One region of Salinirubrum litoreum genomic DNA includes:
- a CDS encoding PGF-CTERM-anchored ABC transporter substrate-binding protein produces the protein MRTSTVVVAVLVLLAGVVPAGIAGAAGPAASDLDARAVQSSADTPGELDGVTTTQQTTCAFPVTVTDATGTQVRIDDRPERIVSLSPSAAQTLWAIEAESQVVGVTQFAAYLDGAEAKTNISGAGQTAISTEKVVGTTPDLVLAPNVVPDETVQALRDSGLTVYKAEFAGTLGAVVEKTRLYGQLTGNCESADATADRMESELATVAAATEGEDRPRVLYTFFGFTAGEGTFVDEIITTAGGTNVASEANITGYKQISPETVVAQDPEWIVLNSDGPQVPQNDAYNSTTAVQEGNVLVLNGNYLSQPAPRVIQPVRALAKALHPEAYAQANATATPTATPTASPTPTATPGTTTQAVDDTPATTTSVPGFGVLVALVSMLGAGLLARRAS, from the coding sequence ATGCGAACATCGACAGTGGTCGTCGCAGTCCTCGTGCTCCTCGCGGGCGTGGTCCCGGCCGGGATCGCCGGGGCGGCGGGGCCGGCGGCGAGTGATCTCGACGCGAGAGCCGTGCAGAGTAGTGCAGACACGCCGGGCGAACTGGACGGGGTGACGACGACCCAGCAGACGACCTGTGCGTTCCCGGTGACGGTGACGGACGCGACCGGGACGCAGGTCCGGATCGACGACCGCCCGGAGCGGATCGTCTCGCTGTCGCCGAGTGCGGCACAGACGCTGTGGGCGATCGAGGCCGAGTCGCAGGTCGTCGGCGTCACCCAGTTCGCGGCGTATCTCGACGGTGCAGAGGCGAAGACGAACATCTCCGGGGCGGGCCAGACCGCCATCTCGACGGAGAAGGTCGTCGGCACGACCCCCGATCTGGTGCTCGCGCCGAACGTCGTCCCCGACGAGACGGTCCAGGCGCTCCGTGACTCGGGGCTGACGGTCTACAAGGCCGAGTTCGCCGGGACGCTCGGCGCTGTCGTCGAGAAGACGCGACTCTACGGCCAACTGACCGGCAACTGTGAGTCGGCAGACGCGACCGCCGACCGGATGGAGTCGGAACTGGCGACGGTCGCAGCGGCGACCGAGGGCGAGGACCGCCCGCGCGTGCTCTACACGTTCTTCGGCTTCACGGCAGGCGAAGGGACGTTCGTGGACGAGATCATCACCACGGCGGGTGGGACGAACGTCGCCAGCGAGGCGAACATCACGGGCTACAAGCAGATCAGTCCGGAGACGGTCGTCGCGCAGGACCCCGAGTGGATCGTCCTGAACAGCGACGGCCCGCAGGTGCCACAGAACGACGCCTACAACAGCACGACCGCAGTGCAGGAGGGGAACGTCCTCGTCTTGAACGGGAACTACCTCAGCCAGCCAGCCCCGCGTGTGATCCAGCCGGTTCGGGCGCTGGCGAAGGCGCTCCATCCGGAGGCGTACGCGCAGGCGAACGCGACCGCGACGCCGACTGCGACACCGACCGCGAGTCCGACCCCGACCGCGACACCCGGCACGACGACACAGGCGGTGGACGACACGCCAGCGACGACGACGAGTGTCCCCGGCTTCGGGGTCCTCGTGGCGCTGGTGTCGATGCTTGGCGCTGGCCTGCTGGCCCGGCGAGCGTCCTGA